In Montipora foliosa isolate CH-2021 chromosome 9, ASM3666993v2, whole genome shotgun sequence, the DNA window AGTTGCTATCAGGATTGACACTGCTTTGAGTATTCAAACTAAAAATATCTAATTCATGGAGGCTATGGAGCTTATCTAGGTACTTTTTCGTTGGCAGATCACTGTTCAGGCTATTATTAAACTGACCATGTGTTCGGATGATGTCAACATTCGAGTACGGAAGGTTTTTTAATAAAGATTTGTTTGCTCGGCAAACATTTCTGTCACATAGGACTACCATTGAGAGTTGGTATTAAGATATATACTTAGCTTTGGTCTCCACTTCCCAGGTTGAGCAAATCGCCAAGATCCTTGATCTTGATAGCTCGAGACGTAGGATCTTTCCGTAAGTAAACAAAGGAGCCTTTTGACCAACAGTACTGGTAATGGTGCTGTTCCTTGAACTTCTTCGCCTCAAACAGGACTGTTTGCATTCGAGGTGACAAATGATCGAAGATTCTAACCGCACTTAACGAAGCATCCTCAGGTAGTCCGACGGAGGTCGGGTTCAATTTGCATGCATCTTTACGATGATTCATGACGCTTTCTTTAGCTAAGCGCCTGACAAATTTGCAAACAATCGGCTTTGGCTTACCGTTGTTATTCCTGCTGGGAACACGGTGGGCAGTGTCAATGTCATACATCGATACATCAGCTCCCgtttctttaaaaatatttaggcaAAGCTTGCTTATCGAGGCTGTAGAGTCGTCTTGCAGCCTCTCAGGCACGCCCACAATTTTTACATTGTACTGGAAACTGTACTCTTGAATTTCGTCAATAGCATTCCCAATAGTATCAACCTTGGCTTTCAACGCTTCGAGTTTGGTGCTTAGTCGTTGAAGTTCGTCTTTAGCTATGCCTCTAAAGAGATGGAGGTCGTCATATTGCTTGCTCAAGAATTCTACACAGTGGGCGCCTTCTTCTCTTGGCAGAACTGTACCGCTGTCGCTATGTCGTTGTATCAACTCCTTCAGTTTAGCTATCTCGTCCGACATTGACGATAATTGCGCTTTAAGTACGTTATTCTCCTTCTTCAAAACCGTAACTGACTCAGGCATTATAGAATAGTTGtacaagaaaacgaaagcacacACAACACAAACAGCAAACAtgtaaaaatacaaagaaattgaagaatATGAAGAAACTTAGCAGAGCTCAAAAATCTGCAGCCATCTTGGCCAAATCCCCCGAGGATTGTTGATGTATATGACACTCTACCTGCCACCATAAGCAGTTACTGTCTTTAGTTGACATCATGGAACAGTTTGGTAATGCATCTGAAGCATGACCCAATGTTCCCGTCTTTAACGAAACTATTCTCTCTTTTTcttgtttccaaattttttgCCGTGAAATCGAATGTTCCACTGAAATACTCATTTTCCCATTGAAATTTCGAGTTTAATTATCTTGATTCAAAACTAAATTTAATACTGAATACAGTTTATAATAAATAATTGATCACTGCAATAAAGGCCTTTAATTTGGAAACCAAACCCTCAGACTCTGTTGACACGAGACGACAAAATATCGTATCACTCCTCGTCCTGCTTCAAGCATGATGGGCTGTTACTTTTCCGTTCGTGGCTTGGCCATTCTCTTTTGGCTTTGGTTGGCTTGTGTTGAAAACAAGACATACGCTGTTCGAGGTTAGAGAAATTTAGTTTGGTCTCTAACTTAACTAAAGATTTTATTGACCGATGAATTTGCGAAATTGCACCGATTCGTGAGCGGTCTCAATTTTGTTctcaatgttttttttcattGGCATCGTCGATCCAGAATCAGTTCCAGTTCTCTTTGTCTCACAGTTCACAACTTAAAAATAAGATAAAGGTACTTTGGCTCATATATAACACCAAAGAAATTTACTTTGACTGTCAGAAACCATAAGTTACCAGTAAGTCTTTCTAAAGGAAGATTATAAAACTCAGGCTAAGACTTGCATTGTAAGGAATTTCTTCAAGTCGGATGTGAACTAACATCAAGTCCCACAGTCATTTTTAACTTTGACAAAAGCTCCAAAATGATGCATCTGGTCGATCGCTTGAAGCAAATCCAAACTATTTAAGGTCATCTTAATAGCAGAAAATTAACCTAAGTGTTTTTGAGGCGACATTGACACCCTATACAATTCTCAAAAGGACAAAGTTCACTAAACTAGACCAAACTAGTAAACGAAATCTTTCCTGCCTTTTTCGAGACCCGTACTACGGTTAATGGCAAAAATTTCATGAAAGCTTTTATTCCAGCTAAGTAAAGGTTCCCGAGTTACTGTTTCGTTGCAAAAGCGATGCCCGGCCGCTCCGACTTCTCCATCATTTTAAAGTGTGGTGACTATTGCCACATTTTAATCAAGCGCAGTTTACGATACAAAACCATACGTTTCATCTTTTGCATAAGGAGAAACGCAAAAACTAGTTCCAGATCATTAATAAGAATTTCACGGCACATGTACAATCAAATGTTGGCTAAGGTCTATTTTCTTTGGCCTACTTGCTTTGTCGTGCAAGTTTACGGAAGTTTTGTCATGGGGTCTCACGTAATTCCCGTGAAGGCAAGATGCAAAGAAATTGAGCTAAAGTATTCCTAAACATCTTAGGAAACTGTTAAAAGAGTGTTCCAAGTAAATAATTAATGATGATCGCTATCAGTAAAACTGAAGCTGTGTTGGGAGACGACAGAATTGAAGTATTCTGTTGAAATTTAAACCCGGCGCCTACGAgcgcgtatccgtggaatgcgcaaacagttaacacaaattatCCAGTTAagtgaacttcaactacaggtaaatttcggaaaatggcgaaagattacaAGAAAGATAAAtatgtaatataacttgaagttgtttgttgtaaaaactcgtTGTTattgttactaaatttgcaaatgcaaacaacgaagccctattagcgggtcatcaggatacgggattttttatttacttatttttttgaAGGAGTCTTTATTCAAATcccacagttttacttgcttccttaaactccgttcatccaaaaattacaaagtcagccttaaatcatccgaaaaacctAAGTTTGCGCAATCTGCCAATTTTAGTAATAAGTTTTAATAagtattttcttgtttcttctttcCCTTTTTGGGCGACAGATGGGATGTTGCTCGAAGTTAAACGGTTAAATAAAAAACAGAACAGCTTCTAGCAATTATCTAAGTGGAAAGCAGCTAAACTTAGGATAGGACTGTAAATGACATGTTTCCAATTTGCAATTCGATTTGTTCCCAAATTGTACTCTATGAGTTTACCATCAGACAACGCTGACTTTTTCCCAGCAAGTACCCTTAAAAATGATGCATgcaaacatttttcattttaatgcCCTCTAGAAATGTCTTTATCTCAACTAGTTCTTCAGCCCTTTTTTCCAGGAAGGAATTTCTCGCAGCTTTTTAAAACACAGTGAGAGCGTATGCAGGAGTAGTAGGAAAATTTCCTTGTCTAAGGCTTGAATAAATACTGCTTTTCAATTTACGATTGGCTTAAATACTGATGAATAACATTAAATAAACAAATGTGTCAGTCTAAGGTTTCTCAATTGACGAAGACTACCGATAATGTTGTCACATGGTTTACCTCGCCCACCTCACGAAAGTGTCACTGACAAATTTTTGGCTCGTTTACATTGAACAGGAGACGAATGAAATTCAATTGAAACTActctttaaacaaaagaaagacagaaAGAAACCCAACGCTCCCAAATGAAAACATGAGCATACTTCAaactaaaacaataaattaCTTGAAATTTGAGAGTGAGAAATGACTGTCTTCTCTCTAAAAGGCTCATGACAACTGTGAAATTTCACCATCTTCCGAGTGTCACTGGTAGTCCTACACTGAACAACATATGCTATAAAAGTGAATGCACCTGCACAttttaaaactctttttgaCACGTCGGCCAAGAAGACAAGGTATTCGTTCATATTTTGTTATCTTAAATTATTTAAAAGCAGCACGAATGTAAACGAAAGTTATCCTTCCATTTTTGCAAACCATTAGTTTTACGTTTTCCATTCTCTTCTACAATGTTTCTTGTTAGTTATTCGTGAGATACTCTTCTGAAGTTTTGCTGTCGCAATATACACTTAACCAACAAAAACCCGAGGGCTGCAATGTAAATTAGTTTTCGTGTATAATTTACAGCCCGAAAGAAAAGcaatgaacttggaaatgaaaGGAGCTGTAATTTAGAGTACGAACCGAGAAAATGAGGATATTGACATACATATTATGTTATTCCACATCTAGGCTTCTAAATGAAGCAACAAGAGCAAACTTTGAAATTGAAGAAGACCTTGCTGTCCCTGCTGTTGAAAATTGACCATTCACAGCGCTCTGAAGTACTATCTAAAAGTACAGAGCACGAAAAGTTAAAATTGATGGACAAAATTATGAGGGTTGTCAATTTGAATGATGTCCCTGTCTTATAATGCAAAAACAAGTGAACGCTTTAACCATTGTAAAGAAACCTCAAAACAAGACTTCCTGTATTCATCCGCGATCATTGCTCAATCCGAATAACATACAGTAGTCTTCAGTCGTCTCTTAGATTTATTGCATTTGAAATAATCTCAAAAACGGCAGAAAAACGTTCCCTGGCTAAGAATATGAAAATgcacaatattaatttttagaCCCCCTGATCTGCAGTTTTCATCCTGGCTGCGGCCTCTTGACATTTACTTTTCGACTTAAGGTCCCAGTGTTTTAGATCTGCATCCAAATTTCTGGCTTATGAATAATTGATCATTGAAGAACCTTTTTCGTGCCATCTTAGTCATGATATGTGTCCGACTAAAATTACGTTCTATTTATATTACAGTAGTTTTCTGCTGACAgccccatctggggctcggatgaTGATCTTTGatatctttcatgtatttctcacattactcgcttgggtggttggttggttgcATCTCTGATATGATATGCCttaaggcc includes these proteins:
- the LOC137971370 gene encoding uncharacterized protein yields the protein MFAVCVVCAFVFLYNYSIMPESVTVLKKENNVLKAQLSSMSDEIAKLKELIQRHSDSGTVLPREEGAHCVEFLSKQYDDLHLFRGIAKDELQRLSTKLEALKAKVDTIGNAIDEIQEYSFQYNVKIVGVPERLQDDSTASISKLCLNIFKETGADVSMYDIDTAHRVPSRNNNGKPKPIVCKFVRRLAKESVMNHRKDACKLNPTSVGLPEDASLSAVRIFDHLSPRMQTVLFEAKKFKEQHHYQYCWSKGSFVYLRKDPTSRAIKIKDLGDLLNLGSGDQS